The DNA segment CGGCGCGGTGAAGGGCTAAACCATCCGAGCTCGGCGGCGCAATCCGCGCAAAGTGCGGGAGGCGCCGCCGTCACCCGACCAAGACGTTTTCAAGCAGTACCAGAGACTAGAGGATTCACAGCATGGCAAGCCTTTCCATCCGTGACGTGTACAAGACTTATCCGAACGGGGTGCCGGTTCTGAAGGGTGTCAACATCGACATCGAAGACGGCCAGTTCCTGATTCTGGTCGGCGGCTCGGGCTGCGGGAAGTCGACGCTGCTCAACATGATCGCCGGCCTCGAAACCGTGACCAAGGGCGAGATTCAGATCGACGGCAAGACGGTCAACAACCTGTCGCCGAAAGATCGCGATATTGCGATGGTGTTCCAGTCGTACGCGCTGTACCCGTCCATGACGGTGCGCGAAAACATTTCGTTCGGCCTGAACATCCGCAAGGTGCCGAAGAACGAGCAGACGCAGATTGTCGACCGTGTGTCGAACACGCTGCAGATCACGCACCTGCTGGACCGCAAGCCGGGCCAGCTGTCCGGCGGTCAGCGTCAGCGCGTGGCAATGGGCCGTGCGCTCGCGCGCGACCCGGTCATGTTCCTGTTCGACGAACCGCTGTCGAACCTCGACGCGAAGCTGCGTATCGAAATGCGTTCGGAAATCAAGCTGCTGCATCAGCGCCTTGGCACAACGATCGTCTACGTGACGCATGACCAGATCGAAGCCATGACGCTCGGCGACCGTATCGCGGTGATGAAAGACGGCATCGTCCAACAGTTCGGCGCGCCGCAGGACATTTACGACTCGCCGTCGAACCTGTTCGTGGCCGGCTTTATCGGCGCGCCGCCGATGAACTTCATTCAGGGCAAGCTGGTCGGGCAGGGTTCGGGCGTTGGGCTCGAACTCGATACGGGCGTGACGCGCCAGGTGCTGAATCTGCCGTTCGACACCGCGAAGGTGAAGTCGCATATCGGTCGCGATGTGATTCTCGGCCTGCGCCCGGAGCGCATCACCGACGCACGCGCCGCGCACGGCGACAACGCGCAGTTGCAGGCGATCGACGTGAAGGTCGACGTGATCGAGCCGACCGGTCCGGACACACTGGTGTTCGCGCAGGTCAACGGCAAGCGCGTGGTGAGCCGCGTGCACCCGGCTTCGAATCCGCAACCGCTGTCCAATAGCACGCTGCTGTTCGATACGTCGAAGGCAGTGCTGTTCGACCCGGCGAACGAAGAGCGCATCGCCTGACGTCGGGCCTGGTCCAGCCCGGCTTCGGGCAGTGAGCCGATCAGTCCAGTCAGAAAAAGCCCCGCACGTTGTAAGACGCACGGGGCTTTTCCATTTGCGTCGTAGCTCAAGACACGTCGGGCATGCGCAGATCCGGATTGTTCTGCACGAGCGCCGTGAACCACTCGGTGAACGCGCGCAGTCGCGAACTCAGATTGCGCCGATGCGCATACAGGATCGAAAGCGGTGTGCTCGGGCTTCCGAAGTTCGAGAGGATTTCAACCAGCGCGCCTTGCTCGATCAGGTCCGCCACCATGTAGCGCGACGGCTGGATGATGCCGTGGCCGAGCGTGCCGGCGCCGATATAAACGCTGCCGTCGTTGACCGCCAGCACGCTTTTCAGCGTGACCTTGACGATCTCGCCGTTCACGTCGTACTCGAACGGAAACGTGCGGCCCGTGCGTGCGGACACGTAGTTGACCGCGCGATGCTGCGCGAGGTCGTCGAGCGTGGTCGGCGTGCCGTACTTCTCCAGATAGCGTGGCGACGCGCACGTGACGATCTTCGCCTGTCCGATGCGCCGTGCGACGAGGCTCGATTCCTCCGGCGTGCCCATGCGGATCACGCAATCCACCCCGTCCTGAATCAGGTCGATGTTGCGATCGGCGAGGCCGAGGCGCACGTCGATCTCCGGGTATTGTTCATAGAAATCGTCGAGCGCGGGCAGCAGCAGCGCGCGGGCGAGCGTGCCGGACGTGTCCACACGGATCGTGCCGGACGGACTTTCGCGCTTGTTCGACAGCGACGACTCCGCGTCGGCGACTTCCGCGAGAATGCGCACGCAGCGCTCGTAGAACAGCGCGCCGTCTTCAGTCACGCTGACCTGACGCGTCGAGCGGTTCAGCAGACGCACACCGACGTGTTCCTCCAGCGCCTGGATCGTGCGGCTGACCTTGGCGCGGGGCAGGTCGAGCGACTCGGATACTTTGGTGAAGCTGTTTGCATCCACCACACGCGTAAATATCTCCATCGCTTCGAAACGGTCCATGTTTTGCCTTGTAAGTGATGTCGCGAAAAGAGCGTTCGACCTGAAGTGTAATAGCTGGAAATTTTGTTGTCCGCGTGCGTGCGCGCAGCGGGTTCACGCGAGTCTCTCGGGCGGCCGAACGGCCGTTTATCCGACGGCGCGGCGGTCACCAATAATCCGTCGCGGGTTGCCGCACTATCGTGGGCGGATCGAAAAGCGCTGGGGCGTTGGCGAGCAGCAAGCAGGCGACGTGAGCGGGGCGCCGCTCAATGTGGCAACCTCACGTTGAATCTGAATGTCAGAAGCCTGGCGAGCAGAATGAACGCGGTGGCGATCAACACGCTGTACACCGTGTCAACCTGCATGTAATCCAGCAGCACGTAAAGCCAGCAGCCGACGAACGCACAGGTTGCATAAGGCCGTGAGTCGCGCAGAATCAGCGGCACTTCGTTGCACAGCACGTCACGAATCACGCCGCCGAACACGCCCGTCAGCACGCCCATCATCACGGACGTGAACCACGGCATCTGCGCGTCGTGCGCGATCGAGGTGCCCGCAATGCTGAACAGCCCGAGTCCGATCGCATCGGCCACGAGCAGCACGCGCTCGGAGAGCAGACGCGACGTCATCTTCAACACGATTGGCGCGAAGAGCGCCATCACGAAGATTGCGATCAGATAGTCCTGATGTTCGACCCAGTAGAACGGGCGCCGCTCCAGCAGCACGTCGCGCAACGTACCGCCGCCGAAAGCCGTGGCGATCGCCACGAGAAACGTGCCCACGGCATCGAGCCGCCGCGTTTTCGCTTCGATGAAGCCGGAAATCGCGTAGGCGAAAATCGCCAGCGCTTCCATGATGGTCAGCGCGAGCGTCAGCCTGGGATGGATCACCGCGGCCCCGTCAGGATCGGGCGTGAGCCGGCGACGCGCCCGGCTGCAGCAGCACGACCACTGCACCCGCGCCGCCGTCGTGAGGACGCGCCTGGCAGAACGCGATCACCTCGGATTTCTGTACCAGCCACGCGCGCACCTTGCCTTTGAGCACCGGCTCCTTGCCGATCGAGCCGAGTCCCTTGCCATGAATCACGCGCAGGCAGCGCAAGCCGCGTTTGACCGATTCGCGGATGAACTCCGCCAGCGCCTCGCGCGCTTCCTCGCGCCGCATCCCATGCAGGTCGATCTGCGCCTGCACGATCCAGTCGCCGCGCCGTAGTTTTCGCACGACTTCCTGACTCACGCCAGGCCGACAATAGGAGAGTGTCTCGTCAGTCTCCAGCAGGATCTCGGGATCGAATTCGTCCGAAATCGCTTCATGCAGCACGGCTTCCTCATCGAGTCTGGTTTGCACCGGCAGCGGGGGCGGCGGATTGCGCGGTATCGTTGCGCGCGGCGGTACCGCGAGCGGCGCCACTGCGCCGATCTCGCGACGGAACAGGTCAGCTTCCGCCGCGGCCTCGCGTTGCGCCGCCGCGGCGGCTGTGCGTTGCCGCTCGCGACGCTCGGCGTCCCCCTTTAATGCTTCACGCAGCGCGCCGAGACCGGCGAGTCCGGCCGCCCGTTCTATCTTCGGCGCAGCGGCGGGCGCGGTCTGCTCCGCCGCAGGCTTGGCCGCGCCACGCGCGCGCTTTGGTTCGCTCGGATGAGGCAGATTCTTCGGCATATCGCAAAGAGACGGAGAGATGGACGATTGCGCGCGGTACCAACCACATGAATCACGCGAGTCAAAACGCAAAAGGCCGCAGGCTTGTCAGCCGCGGCCTTCGCTGTGGCAGACGGCCGGGCCGAGCCCCGCCGCCATTTTACCGTTGCGCCTGCATGACCGACGGGCGCTGCGGCATCCGTTTGCCGATTAACGCTCGGCTTCCTGGCTCATCGCATGCTCGCCGGCCATCTCGTTGATCGTTTCGAGGTAGCGCTGTGCGTCGAGCGCGGCCATACAGCCCGTGCCGGCGCTGGTGATCGCCTGACGATACACGTGGTCCTGCACGTCGCCGGCCGCAAACACGCCGGGCACGCTCGTGGCGGTGGCAAACCCGTTCAGGCCGCCCTGCGTGATGATGTAGCCGTTCTTCATCTCCAGCTGGCCTTCGAAAAGGTCCGTGTTCGGCTTGTGGCCGATCGCGACGAAGATACCTTGCAGCGCGATGTCCGTGGTTGCGCCGGTTTGCGTATTCCGGATGCGCAGACCGGTCACGCCGGACGGGTCGCCGGTCACTTCGTCGAGCACGCTGTTCCATTTGATATCGACGACGCCTTCCTTCTCTTTCGCCAGCAGACGGTCGATCAGGATCGGCTCGGCGCGGAACTTGTCGCGGCGGTGAATCACCGTGACCTTCTTTGCGATGCCCGACAGATAGAGCGCTTCCTCGACCGCGGTATTGCCGCCGCCGATCACGGCGACGTGCTGCTGCTTGTAGAAGAAACCGTCGCACGTGGCGCAGGCGGACACGCCCTTGCCCATGAACGCTTCTTCCGACGGCAGGCCGAGATACTGCGCCGACGCGCCCGTGGAGATGATCAGCGAATCGCACGTGTATTCGCCCGAATCGCCAATCAGACGAATCGGCCTCTCATGCAATTTGGCTGTATGAATGTGGTCGAAAATGATTTCGGTGTTAAAGCGCTCGGCGTGCTCCAGAAAGCGCCCCATCAGTTCCGGCCCTTGCACGCCGTTCGCGTCGGCGGGCCAGTTTTCGACGTCGGTCGTGGTCATCAGCTGGCCGCCCTGGGCAAGGCCCGTGACGAGCACCGGCGCGAGGTTGGCGCGTGCCGCGTAGACCGCGGCGGTGTAGCCGGCGGGACCGGAACCGAGAATCAGAACCTTGGCGTGTTTCGTGGAAGTTGCGGGCATGATCGAATCCTTTTACGGCGCCCGGCTCGCCATGCGAGGCCGCGCGACTTGGGGTGAAACTGTAGATGGGTATCAGCCGAGCATTATAAAGGGCGGGGCGAAGGCCCGCTCCATGAAGCTTTCCGATCGTGCCGATAGCGTCGGCTCGCGGCCGGAATACTGCCCGTTCGTCGCGCATGTGTGGCGATCCTGTCGCGGATAGTCGGCCAGTCGGCCAAGTTACCGTCATTTACAGCCTCGCGCGAGGCAGTGCGTTTACAATAGGCCGGATCGAAGATTCCGGTCGCCCGAATCGGGCCGAAGCCGCGCCGGGCGAGGCTCGGACCCCGCTTGAGCCCCGGCACAGGCCAAAGATGGCCCTACACGCAACAGGATCAATGGCAAAAGCTCCTTATTCCGCGAGCGCGCAGGCATTGCCGCACCGCATGTCGCGCCTTTTCACCGAAATCCGCTGGATATTGCAGGTGGCGCTCGGCGTCTTTCTGCTCATGGCGCTCGTCAGTTACAACAGGCGCGATCCGAGCTGGACGCACGCCGCGCAGGTCGATCACATCGGCAACTGGGCGGGCCGCGTCGGCGCGTGGACGTCGGACATTCTGCTGCTGCTGTTCGGGCTGTCCGCCTACTGGTGGATCGTGCTGCTCGGCCGCCATATCTCCGCTAACTACAAGCGCATCACCCGCAGCGAGGAACCGGAAGAAGACACGCCGCGCCACAGCGGCTGGCTGACCGACGCCTTTGCGTTCATGCTCGTGCTGCTCGCGTGCGACGGCATCGAGGCGCTGCGCATGTGGTCGCTGAAGGTGCAGCTGCCGCGCGCGCCGGGCGGTGTGATCGGCGAGGCGGTGGCGCGCGGCGTGTCGCACGCGCTCGGCTTCACGGGCGGCACGCTCGCGCTGCTGATCGTGCTCGGCATTGGTTTGTCGCTGTACTTCCGGTTTTCGTGGCTGTCCGTGTCGGAAAAGGTTGGCGAGTCGATCATTTCGGGCGTCACGCTCGCAAAGCTGCGCCGCGAGGCCGGCCGCGACCGCAAGCTCGGGGAAGCGGCGGCCGTGAAGCGCGAGGGCAAGGTCGAGAAGGGCCGCGTGCGGATCGAGGAGCACGAACCCGTGGTAATCGTGCCGCCGGTCGTCACCCCGGCCAAGTCGGAGCGCGTCGAAAAGGAACGGCAGGTGCCGCTCTTCAAGGATCTGCCGGGCGACTCCACGTTGCCGCCCATCTCGCTGCTCGACCCCGCGCCCGCCGCGCAGGAAACGATTTCCGCCGATACGCTCGAATTCACGTCGCGGCTGATCGAGAAGAAGCTGAAGGATTTCGGCGTCGAAGTGAGCGTGGTGGCGGCCTATCCGGGTCCGGTCGTCACGCGTTACGAAATCGAGCCGGCCACCGGCGTGAAGGGCAGTCAGATCGTCAACCTCGCAAAAGATCTGGCGCGTTCGCTCTCGCTTGTGTCGATCCGTGTGGTCGAAACGATTCCGGGCAAGAATTTCATGGCGCTCGAATTGCCGAATCAGCGCCGCCAGACCGTGAGCCTCTCCGAGATTCTCGGCTCGGCCGTGTATGCGGATGCCGCGTCGCCGCTCACCATGGGGCTCGGCAAGGACATCGGCGGCAAGCCGGTCTGTGCCGATCTCGCGAAAATGCCTCACCTGCTCGTGGCGGGCACCACGGGTTCGGGCAAGTCGGTGGGGATCAACGCGATGATCCTGTCGCTGCTCTACAAGGCAAGCGCCGACCAGGTCCGCATGATCCTGATCGACCCGAAGATGCTCGAAATGAGCGTCTACGAAGGCATCCCGCACCTGCTTTGTCCGGTGGTCACGGACATGCGCCAGGCCGGTCACGCGCTGAACTGGGCGGTGGCCGAAATGGAGCGCCGCTACAAGCTGATGAGCAAGCTCGGCGTGCGCAATCTGGCCGGCTACAACAACAAGATCGACGAGGCCGCGAGGCGTGAAGAAAAGCTGCCGAATCCGTTCAGCCTCACGCCGGACGATCCGGAACCGCTCGCACGCCTGCCGAACATCGTCGTCGTGATCGACGAGCTGGCCGACCTGATGATGGTGGTCGGCAAGAAAGTCGAAGAGCTGATCGCACGGATTGCGCAGAAGGCGCGCGCGGCCGGCATTCACCTGATTCTGGCCACGCAGCGTCCGTCGGTGGACGTGATCACCGGCCTGATCAAGGCCAACGTGCCGACGCGTATGGCGTTCCAGGTGTCGTCGAAAATCGACTCGCGCACGATTCTCGACCAGCAGGGCGCGGAATCGCTGCTCGGCATGGGCGATATGCTGTATCTGCCGCCTGGCAGCGGGCTGCCGGTGCGCGTGCACGGCGCATTCGTGTCCGACGAGGAAGTGCATCGCGTCGTCGACAAGCTCAAGGAACAGGGCGAGCCCAACTATATCGAGGGCATTCTCGAAGGCGGCGTGACGGGCGAGGGCGACGAAGGCTCGGCAGGCGCCGGTGGATCGGGCGACGGCGAAGCGGATCCGTTATACGACCAGGCGGTGGACGTCGTGCTGAAGAACCGTCGCGCGTCGATCTCGCTGGTGCAACGGCACTTGCGCATCGGCTATAACCGCGCGGCCCGGCTGCTCGAACAGATGGAAAACTCGGGCGTGGTATCGGCGATGTCATCGAATGGCAATCGCGAGATTCTCGCGCCGGCGCGGGAAACCGAATAACGCAGGCGCCGCCGCGGTATCCGCCCCGTCGGCCCAGCCACCCCTAAGTCCCGTTTAAGGCTTGCCGCTTAACGTGTGTCTGCATGGGCGGCCGCGCCGGTTTTTTCTTTCGAGTGCCGGCGCAGGCCTCGCTTCACGTAGCGGGCCGCTTCATCGGTTACGAGCGCCATCGAAGCCGCTCAACGAATTCATACAAGGGAGAAAACCATATGCAGCGATTCGCGCAACAGCACGTTCATCGGAGTGCTCAATCCAGCCGGTTCAAGCAGCTTGCGCGAAGTATCGCGCGCGGTGTCGGCACCGTCGCGATCGGCGCGACGATGCTCGTCGCCTCGCAGGCGTTCGCAAGCGGCACGGAGCAACTGAAGGCGTTCGTCGCGCAAGTGCATTCGGCGCGCGGCACGTTTGTTCAGCAGGAAGTACGTGCGCCGAAACCGCAGGGTGCAAGCGGCGCGAGCGGTGTACTGTCGACGAGCGGCGCGGGGAAAACGGGCACGTCAAGCGGCACGTTTACCTTCGCGCGTCCCGGCAAATTCATCTGGGCATACGAGAAGCCTTATGCGCAATTGCTGCAGGCCGACGGCGACAAGCTCTATGTGTATGACAAGGACCTGAACCAGGTGACGGTGCGCAGCCTCGGCGGCGCACTTGGCGCAAGCCCGGCCGCGATCCTGTTCGGCAGCAACGATCTGGACAAGAACTTCACGCTGCGCGATGCCGGCGTGAAGGCAGGGATCGACTGGCTCGAACTGACGCCGAAAGCAAAAGATACGCAATTCCAGCGTGTGGGCATCGGCTTCAAGGACGGCAATCTGGAAGCCATGGAGTTGCACGATGTATTCGGCAATGTCACGCTGCTGACCTTCTCGAACATCCAGAAGAATCCGCCGCTGCCGGCGGACGCGTTCAGGTTCACGGTGCCCAAAGGCGCAGACGTGATCAACGGCTGAACGTTGAAGCGGCCGGGCGGCCGAACTGAATGATGGCTAAAGGCCGCGCCAGCTGGAAGGCGCGGCCTTTTTTGTGTTGCGTGCGTTTTTTGTCACCGCTTCGACTCGCACGCGGTGGTGCGCGTCTGCTCGCGGCGACGGTCGCGTTACTCGTCCGTTTTTTGTCACCGCTTCGACTCGCACGCGGTGGTGCGCGTCTGCTCGCGGCGACGGTCGCGTTACTCGTCCATTTCGAGCCCTTGAGCCGGGTGCGCGGCTTTCATGTCGTCGATAAAAGCTTCGACGATATCCGTCCGATGCTGCCGCGCCCGCGTGACCATGTGGAACGCCACGCGATAGCGCATCTGCGCCGGATTCAACGCGGCAAGCAAGCCCTGTTTGACGAACGGCGCCGCGAAGTGCCCCGGCAGATAGCCAAGGTGATGTCCCGACAGCACGAGCATCGCGACCGCTTCCATGTTGTCCGCGACGGCCGTGACGTTCTGCGGCGTGGTCGAACTCTCCGCCTCGGGTAGCGGATAGCTGCGCCACGCCCACTCGTACGCGGCGGCTTCGGCGGGCGCGACGTTGCCGGCCGACGCAAATAGCGGATGCCCTTTCGCGCAATATGCCAACTGGTCCTCGGCAAACACCTCCGTGTATTCGAGCGACGGCACGCGATGCCAGAAGTAGCCAATGCCGATCTGAATCCGGCCGTTGAGCAGCAACTCCTCCAGTTCGCCCGGCGAGCGAACCAGAATGGAAAATCGCACCGATTGGTCGCGCCCGCGGAAGCGGCCGATCGCTTCGCTGATGCGCGCGCTGGCCGACACCGGCGTATGGCCGATCATCCCGATATCGAGCGTGCCGACCAGCTTGCGGCCGACGTTGCGCGCCTGCATGCCGAACGTATCGACGGCGGCGAGCAAGGCGCGCGCTGCGTCGATGAACTGTTCGCCTCGCGCCGTCAGGCTGAAACCGCCGCGCCCGCGTTCGCACAGCCGGTAGCCGAGGCGCGTTTCCAGCGTGGCGAGTTGCGTGCTGATGGTCGACTGGCCG comes from the Paraburkholderia sp. PREW-6R genome and includes:
- the ugpC gene encoding sn-glycerol-3-phosphate ABC transporter ATP-binding protein UgpC: MASLSIRDVYKTYPNGVPVLKGVNIDIEDGQFLILVGGSGCGKSTLLNMIAGLETVTKGEIQIDGKTVNNLSPKDRDIAMVFQSYALYPSMTVRENISFGLNIRKVPKNEQTQIVDRVSNTLQITHLLDRKPGQLSGGQRQRVAMGRALARDPVMFLFDEPLSNLDAKLRIEMRSEIKLLHQRLGTTIVYVTHDQIEAMTLGDRIAVMKDGIVQQFGAPQDIYDSPSNLFVAGFIGAPPMNFIQGKLVGQGSGVGLELDTGVTRQVLNLPFDTAKVKSHIGRDVILGLRPERITDARAAHGDNAQLQAIDVKVDVIEPTGPDTLVFAQVNGKRVVSRVHPASNPQPLSNSTLLFDTSKAVLFDPANEERIA
- a CDS encoding LysR family transcriptional regulator, with translation MDRFEAMEIFTRVVDANSFTKVSESLDLPRAKVSRTIQALEEHVGVRLLNRSTRQVSVTEDGALFYERCVRILAEVADAESSLSNKRESPSGTIRVDTSGTLARALLLPALDDFYEQYPEIDVRLGLADRNIDLIQDGVDCVIRMGTPEESSLVARRIGQAKIVTCASPRYLEKYGTPTTLDDLAQHRAVNYVSARTGRTFPFEYDVNGEIVKVTLKSVLAVNDGSVYIGAGTLGHGIIQPSRYMVADLIEQGALVEILSNFGSPSTPLSILYAHRRNLSSRLRAFTEWFTALVQNNPDLRMPDVS
- a CDS encoding trimeric intracellular cation channel family protein — encoded protein: MHPRLTLALTIMEALAIFAYAISGFIEAKTRRLDAVGTFLVAIATAFGGGTLRDVLLERRPFYWVEHQDYLIAIFVMALFAPIVLKMTSRLLSERVLLVADAIGLGLFSIAGTSIAHDAQMPWFTSVMMGVLTGVFGGVIRDVLCNEVPLILRDSRPYATCAFVGCWLYVLLDYMQVDTVYSVLIATAFILLARLLTFRFNVRLPH
- a CDS encoding Smr/MutS family protein — encoded protein: MPKNLPHPSEPKRARGAAKPAAEQTAPAAAPKIERAAGLAGLGALREALKGDAERRERQRTAAAAAQREAAAEADLFRREIGAVAPLAVPPRATIPRNPPPPLPVQTRLDEEAVLHEAISDEFDPEILLETDETLSYCRPGVSQEVVRKLRRGDWIVQAQIDLHGMRREEAREALAEFIRESVKRGLRCLRVIHGKGLGSIGKEPVLKGKVRAWLVQKSEVIAFCQARPHDGGAGAVVVLLQPGASPAHARS
- the trxB gene encoding thioredoxin-disulfide reductase, whose amino-acid sequence is MPATSTKHAKVLILGSGPAGYTAAVYAARANLAPVLVTGLAQGGQLMTTTDVENWPADANGVQGPELMGRFLEHAERFNTEIIFDHIHTAKLHERPIRLIGDSGEYTCDSLIISTGASAQYLGLPSEEAFMGKGVSACATCDGFFYKQQHVAVIGGGNTAVEEALYLSGIAKKVTVIHRRDKFRAEPILIDRLLAKEKEGVVDIKWNSVLDEVTGDPSGVTGLRIRNTQTGATTDIALQGIFVAIGHKPNTDLFEGQLEMKNGYIITQGGLNGFATATSVPGVFAAGDVQDHVYRQAITSAGTGCMAALDAQRYLETINEMAGEHAMSQEAER
- a CDS encoding DNA translocase FtsK 4TM domain-containing protein, with translation MAKAPYSASAQALPHRMSRLFTEIRWILQVALGVFLLMALVSYNRRDPSWTHAAQVDHIGNWAGRVGAWTSDILLLLFGLSAYWWIVLLGRHISANYKRITRSEEPEEDTPRHSGWLTDAFAFMLVLLACDGIEALRMWSLKVQLPRAPGGVIGEAVARGVSHALGFTGGTLALLIVLGIGLSLYFRFSWLSVSEKVGESIISGVTLAKLRREAGRDRKLGEAAAVKREGKVEKGRVRIEEHEPVVIVPPVVTPAKSERVEKERQVPLFKDLPGDSTLPPISLLDPAPAAQETISADTLEFTSRLIEKKLKDFGVEVSVVAAYPGPVVTRYEIEPATGVKGSQIVNLAKDLARSLSLVSIRVVETIPGKNFMALELPNQRRQTVSLSEILGSAVYADAASPLTMGLGKDIGGKPVCADLAKMPHLLVAGTTGSGKSVGINAMILSLLYKASADQVRMILIDPKMLEMSVYEGIPHLLCPVVTDMRQAGHALNWAVAEMERRYKLMSKLGVRNLAGYNNKIDEAARREEKLPNPFSLTPDDPEPLARLPNIVVVIDELADLMMVVGKKVEELIARIAQKARAAGIHLILATQRPSVDVITGLIKANVPTRMAFQVSSKIDSRTILDQQGAESLLGMGDMLYLPPGSGLPVRVHGAFVSDEEVHRVVDKLKEQGEPNYIEGILEGGVTGEGDEGSAGAGGSGDGEADPLYDQAVDVVLKNRRASISLVQRHLRIGYNRAARLLEQMENSGVVSAMSSNGNREILAPARETE
- the lolA gene encoding outer membrane lipoprotein chaperone LolA, yielding MQRFAQQHVHRSAQSSRFKQLARSIARGVGTVAIGATMLVASQAFASGTEQLKAFVAQVHSARGTFVQQEVRAPKPQGASGASGVLSTSGAGKTGTSSGTFTFARPGKFIWAYEKPYAQLLQADGDKLYVYDKDLNQVTVRSLGGALGASPAAILFGSNDLDKNFTLRDAGVKAGIDWLELTPKAKDTQFQRVGIGFKDGNLEAMELHDVFGNVTLLTFSNIQKNPPLPADAFRFTVPKGADVING
- a CDS encoding LysR family transcriptional regulator translates to MFSQLTDLDLRLIRVFLAIVDAGGVSPAQATLNVGQSTISTQLATLETRLGYRLCERGRGGFSLTARGEQFIDAARALLAAVDTFGMQARNVGRKLVGTLDIGMIGHTPVSASARISEAIGRFRGRDQSVRFSILVRSPGELEELLLNGRIQIGIGYFWHRVPSLEYTEVFAEDQLAYCAKGHPLFASAGNVAPAEAAAYEWAWRSYPLPEAESSTTPQNVTAVADNMEAVAMLVLSGHHLGYLPGHFAAPFVKQGLLAALNPAQMRYRVAFHMVTRARQHRTDIVEAFIDDMKAAHPAQGLEMDE